From the genome of Drosophila melanogaster chromosome 2L, one region includes:
- the CG31806 gene encoding uncharacterized protein, isoform B yields the protein MSNKKSKLVQSLEESTPPIDEEDVIRLIADQIRQPTSDPVDINLSNKENLSILHLEDAFKFKNSMQSFHVSPTAESLNEVMPVKDEDLGEMLDALTDVILVEEDDEDDGDDDDYEEEEEDGDDEENEFDEEDADDVDENAPKANLNSGWIF from the coding sequence ATGAGCAACAAGAAATCAAAGTTGGTGCAATCGCTGGAGGAGTCGACGCCGCCCATCGATGAAGAGGACGTCATCCGCTTGATTGCTGACCAAATTCGCCAGCCTACGAGCGATCCAGTTGATATTAATTTAAGCAACAAGGAGAATCTAAGCATTCTGCATCTCGAGGATGcctttaaattcaaaaattcgatGCAAAGCTTTCACGTGTCGCCCACTGCTGAATCCTTAAACGAAGTCATGCCAGTGAAGGACGAGGATCTGGGCGAGATGCTGGATGCCCTGACCGACGTGATCCTGGTTGAGGAAGACGATGAGgacgatggcgatgatgatgattatgaagaagaagaggaagatgGTGACGACGAAGAGAATGAATTCGATGAAGAGGACGCGGATGATGTCGACGAAAATGCTCCAAAAGCGAACTTAAATTCAGGCtggatattttaa
- the CG44406 gene encoding uncharacterized protein, whose amino-acid sequence MKACFLILLFVFSGTIAQSDITNCVLDYNPICVVLEDCGFTLHSKCLLDLHKKFKYNKNQAPFETFTSGPCPEDKKRCPYNKYLGGKTFEDAFI is encoded by the exons ATGAAGGCTTGCTTTTTAATTCTTCTATTTG TTTTCAGTGGGACAATTGCTCAAAGTGATATAACAAATTGCGTTCTTGATTACAATCCAATTTGTGTTGTACTTGAGGATTGCGGTTTCACATTGCATAGCAAATGTTTATTAGACTTGcataaaaagtttaaatataataaaaaccaGGCGC CTTTTGAAACATTTACAAGCGGACCTTGTCCAGAGGATAAAAAACGGTGCCCTTACAACAAATATTTAGGAGGCAAAACTTTTGAGGATGCTTTCATATAA